In the genome of Longimicrobium sp., the window CAGCGGCGCGGTGTACCACCACCCGTGCTCGAACGCCTCCACCAGCGTGTGCGGCGCGCCCCCGCCCGTCGGCTGGCGGAAGAAGCGGACGAAGCCCGCCAGCCGGTCGTGTGCGCGGTGGCGCGCGCGCCCGTGCCGCCGGGCGAGCGACGCGCCGGCGCCCGTGGCGTCCACCAGGAGCCGCGCACGCACCTCGGCGCCGGAGGAGAGGGACAGCCGCCACTCGTCCGCCTCCCGCGCCGCGTTCAGCACCCGCGTGCCGCGGATCACCTCCACGCCGCGCGCCGCCGCCTGTGCCGCCAGCATCCCATCGAACGCCGCGCGGTCCAGGTGCCAGCCCACCTGGCGGACGTGGAACAGGAACTCGTTCTCGTGGGGAACGGCCGAGTCCCACGCCGCCGCGGTCCCGTACCCGGCATGATGCCCCTGCGCCTGGAACGCGTCCCACACCCCCAGGTGCTGAAGCAGGTCGGCGGCGGGCGGCGCCAAGGTCTCGCCGACGCGCGTCTCCTCGTACGTGGACGCTTCGATCAACGCCACGGAAAGCCCCGGCGCGTGCGCGCGCAGGGCCAGGGCCGCCGCGCACCCGCCGGGGCCCCCGCCCGCGACCACGACGTCGCGAACGCCCGTCATCCGGTCACTTGACCTTGACCGCGTACCACGACGCCACCACCCCCGCGGGCGCGGTGCCCCCGCCGCTGGGGTGCGGGATGGTGCGCACGATGGAGCCCACCATCGCCACCTTCTGCAGCTCGTTGGTGCTGCCGGGCCACACCGGCACCAGCCAGCCGATGTAGTCGTAGATCCACTCCGCCCCGTTCACCACGCCCTTGCCCTGGAAGCGCACCTGGCCGGGGTTTCCCGGGCTCATGGAGCCGTGCAGCGCCAGCGACCAGTCGTCGCCGCCGATGGTGCCCGTCAGCTCCTCGGGAATGCTTCCCTGCTTGATGACGATGGTCCCGTACCCGAAGAACAGGTTGGCCCAGGGTGCCGGGTCCGTCGACGGGTCCGTGGGCGACAGCTTGGGATCGTTCAGCAGGCTGCGGTACGTCCAGGTGCCCACGAACGGGCTTCCGTCTGCGCTCATCGCGAGTTCTCCGGCGTGCGGGGAGTGCGCTCCACCCCGATGTAGGCGTGGTCCGCGTCCTTGGGGTCTGCCGCGTTGCGCAGGACGAAGGGGAGCAGGCTCCACTCCGTCACCATCTTCAGGTCGCCCGCGTTGGTCTGCGTCACGCCGCGCGCCCAGTCCAGCCAGCGGTAGCTGCGTTTGCCGTCTGGCCCCACGGCCTGCAGCTCGAAGTTCTGCATGGGCCGGTGGGCCGGCCACCACAGCGTTTCCCAGGTGCGCTGCTGCCGCTGCAGCAGGCCGTTCGTGGGGTTGTCGAAGTCGAGTTCGTTCCACATCTCGTAGGTGACGTCGATCCCCTGCGTGCTGCACTCGTTGAAGTCCGACTGCCAGGGCACCGCCATCGACTTGGTCAGGTCGCCCGGCTGCATCCCCTGGTCGAAGTCCAGTTCCTGGCTCAGCTGCTCGTCGGCGTACGAGATGTAGTCCGTTTCGGGGACGGTGCCCTTCCACTTGTTGGCCTGGGCGGCGGTCAGCGTGAAGTTGTAGAAGGCCGGGTCGGCCTTGATGCGCCACGGCTCGCGCCACAGGGCGGGGTTGCGCATGATCCACCCCACCTCGCCCCCCGGGCAGAAGGCGCCGCCCACCACGTGAAAGAGCACCCCCTGGTCCAGGTCGCGCCCGGTGCGCAGGGGCCAGTGGGCGTACGGCTCGTCGGGGTTGGGGTCGGGCACCCACTTCTCGTCGGCCTCGTTGATGAACTTGCCCTGCGCCCACTGGCCCAGCAGGTAGTACTGGTAGTCCGTCAGCCGCAGGAACTTGGAGGGCAGCACGTTGTCGATGGGGTTGTCGCCGGAAAGCAGCGGCATCAGCGGCAGGTTGAAGACGCGCGTGGTGGCCCGCCCACCGCGCACGAAGCGGTTTTCCTCGCCCGGCTCGCGCAGCAGGCTGAACAGGAACTGCCGCTCCGGCGCGTAGCGGTCGCGGGTGTTGGCCTTCACGCAGCGGCGGAAGCACTCCTGGTGCAGATCGCCGCGCAGCAGCCGCCCCGCCTCGCGCTGCAGCTCGATCTCCGCGCGCCGCCGCGCGCCCATGGGCTCCCGGTCTTCCGGGGCGGAGTTGTAGACGGGCGAACGCGACGTGTGCTGTATGGAGCCCTGCAGCTCGCCCTCGTCGCCCGCCGGGCCGAACAGCTCGTCCAGCAGGCGGGTGATCTCTTCCTGCAGCCGCGCACGCAGCCCGGACCGCTCGGGGGCCTCGGCCCTCTTGCGGAAGGCAGCCGCCAGCAGGCCGGGAGGGGTGTCGGGCGACACCTGCGGCTGGTCCGCCGCGGCAATGTCCTGCGCCACCTGGCGAAGCCCGTCCAGCAGCTCGCCGGCCGGCGCGAACGCGGCGGCCTTGCCGGCGGCGCCGCGCGTTCCCTGGTCGCCGCTCTGGGCGGGAAGGCCGTCCAGCACCTCCTGCACGGACTCGATGAAGAGCGCCGCCACGCCGTTGGGAGCCAGGCACCCCTGCAGGCACTCGCCCACCTTCTTCCAGTGGGTCACCGGCGGCTTGCCGATGCGCTTGGGATCGAAGGTGCCGCGCGCCGTCTGGTTGTGCGGGTCGTTGCTCTGCAGCAGGATGCTGGTGAGGAACATGTACTGCTCCGGCCGCCACAGGATGGGCCAGATGTCGCGCCAGAACCAGGGCCGGTACTCCGGGTTCCATCCCAGCCGCCCCGCCTGCCAGGCCAGCAGCGCGCCGGTGTCGCGCGGGTCCACGCGCTCCGGGCAGTCCCACGTTCCCGCCTCGCCGTACAGGTCGGTGCGGTACGCGAACCGGCGCACGGCCAGGTCGTACACCAGCTCGTCCATCGTCACCATGTCGGGAATCTGCGGCACGTAGTCGGGATAGGCCGCGATCACCCAGGCGGGGTACTCCACGTCGATGAAGCGCTGCTGCTGCACCTCGTCGCTGAAG includes:
- a CDS encoding LodA/GoxA family CTQ-dependent oxidase; this translates as MATVYRIHPGIGVARLGNSPDAFCIAAEQPAALPIECDQDGNSLPLGARPGKEVRAQRMKDDEGRIRRQAARFGVWVYDDEHPDGRPLKIGDKVSGGGNHGKLVDIQWRVHLANKKAGWYEFRQLQGEHGFTADHPRRNPQVTVDQARQNLIIDPGPRVVSLRGERRASFSRDAGAMYASTFPLPLKPRSIDTLGDLMVDDSARLLVLGGHGNAGSYLFDDFGQPRIDHYANNDGWFDDTSDGPVMARLVFFSDEVQQQRFIDVEYPAWVIAAYPDYVPQIPDMVTMDELVYDLAVRRFAYRTDLYGEAGTWDCPERVDPRDTGALLAWQAGRLGWNPEYRPWFWRDIWPILWRPEQYMFLTSILLQSNDPHNQTARGTFDPKRIGKPPVTHWKKVGECLQGCLAPNGVAALFIESVQEVLDGLPAQSGDQGTRGAAGKAAAFAPAGELLDGLRQVAQDIAAADQPQVSPDTPPGLLAAAFRKRAEAPERSGLRARLQEEITRLLDELFGPAGDEGELQGSIQHTSRSPVYNSAPEDREPMGARRRAEIELQREAGRLLRGDLHQECFRRCVKANTRDRYAPERQFLFSLLREPGEENRFVRGGRATTRVFNLPLMPLLSGDNPIDNVLPSKFLRLTDYQYYLLGQWAQGKFINEADEKWVPDPNPDEPYAHWPLRTGRDLDQGVLFHVVGGAFCPGGEVGWIMRNPALWREPWRIKADPAFYNFTLTAAQANKWKGTVPETDYISYADEQLSQELDFDQGMQPGDLTKSMAVPWQSDFNECSTQGIDVTYEMWNELDFDNPTNGLLQRQQRTWETLWWPAHRPMQNFELQAVGPDGKRSYRWLDWARGVTQTNAGDLKMVTEWSLLPFVLRNAADPKDADHAYIGVERTPRTPENSR
- a CDS encoding NAD(P)/FAD-dependent oxidoreductase — translated: MTGVRDVVVAGGGPGGCAAALALRAHAPGLSVALIEASTYEETRVGETLAPPAADLLQHLGVWDAFQAQGHHAGYGTAAAWDSAVPHENEFLFHVRQVGWHLDRAAFDGMLAAQAAARGVEVIRGTRVLNAAREADEWRLSLSSGAEVRARLLVDATGAGASLARRHGRARHRAHDRLAGFVRFFRQPTGGGAPHTLVEAFEHGWWYTAPLPDGRRVAACMTDTDIARELGLESDTVWTELLGRTAPATSSALAGAVQEGAPVVRAARTRRLVPAAGDGWLAVGDAASTFDPLSSQGMLKALRSGIFGAYAVGDLLAKGDEAGIRRYRRFVDGEFQGYLRSRAKYYADERRWPESEFWRRRHASAPEPEPVGIGVSSGAAAKDFDEDWARSGWLPS